In one window of Dyella thiooxydans DNA:
- a CDS encoding acyltransferase codes for MLASLPAFLRIPLAIALLIVNTIVHVLPLFALTFVKLLLPIHAARVAMSRVLVALAESWIGVNSALFDLFTRTRWQVEGLEGLKRDGNYLVLCNHQSWVDIPVLQKVFNRRIPFLRFFLKSQLIWVPLLGPAWWALDFPFMKRHSREELARHPELAGKDRETTRKACEKFRHMPVSVMNFVEGTRFTRAKHDAQGAPYAHLLRPKAGGVAFVLDAMGEGLHAIVDVTIVYAHGAGSMMDLIAGRVRDIRVHIRQRVIDPALRGDYENDAAFRERFQAWINTLWAEKDADVGRLLEG; via the coding sequence ATGCTCGCCTCGCTCCCCGCCTTCCTGCGCATCCCGCTCGCCATCGCCCTGCTGATCGTCAACACGATCGTCCACGTGCTGCCGTTGTTCGCGCTCACCTTCGTCAAGCTGCTGCTGCCGATCCATGCCGCGCGCGTGGCGATGTCGCGGGTGCTGGTGGCGCTCGCCGAGAGCTGGATCGGCGTCAACAGCGCGCTGTTCGACCTGTTCACCCGCACCCGCTGGCAGGTGGAGGGGCTGGAAGGCCTCAAGCGCGACGGCAACTACCTGGTGCTGTGCAACCACCAGAGCTGGGTCGACATCCCGGTGCTGCAGAAGGTGTTCAACCGCCGCATCCCGTTCCTGCGATTCTTCCTCAAGAGCCAGCTGATCTGGGTGCCGCTGCTCGGGCCGGCCTGGTGGGCGCTGGATTTCCCCTTCATGAAGCGCCACTCGCGCGAGGAACTGGCCCGGCATCCCGAGCTGGCCGGCAAGGACCGCGAGACCACCCGCAAGGCGTGCGAGAAATTCCGCCACATGCCGGTGTCGGTGATGAACTTCGTCGAGGGCACGCGCTTCACCCGCGCCAAGCACGACGCCCAGGGCGCGCCGTACGCTCACCTGCTGCGGCCCAAGGCCGGCGGCGTCGCCTTCGTGCTGGATGCGATGGGTGAGGGCCTGCACGCCATCGTCGATGTCACCATCGTCTACGCCCACGGCGCCGGCTCGATGATGGACCTCATCGCCGGCCGCGTGCGCGACATCCGCGTGCATATCCGCCAGCGTGTCATCGACCCGGCCCTGCGCGGCGACTACGAGAACGACGCCGCCTTCCGCGAGCGCTTCCAGGCGTGGATCAACACGCTGTGGGCGGAGAAGGATGCGGATGTGGGGCGGCTGCTCGAGGGCTGA
- a CDS encoding cysteine desulfurase: MNMQTSAAALDVQRIRADFPLLSRSVHGKSLVYFDNANTSQKPAAVIEAVDRYYREYNANVSRAVHFLGEEATSAYEGARDKLAAFINATSRNELVLTSGTTQATNLVAYSFALPRLQPGDAILTTVMEHHANIVPWQLVAQRAGATVKAAPINERGELIVERFVELLTPEVKLACVTHVSNVLGTVNPIREIARECRKRGIPLLVDGSQAVPHRPVDVQALGCDFYALTGHKMLSPTGTGALWAKKEHLAAMPPFFGGGEMIREVRFDGTTFAEPPHKFEAGTPNIAGFVGLSAAIDYYQSLGFEAIHAHEQQLLAYATERLREVPGVRIFGEAAEKEPVISFLVDGAQATDLATLLDLQGVAVRSGHHCAHPLMQFFGVPATLRASLAFYNTREEVDAFIEALGKVRKLLM; encoded by the coding sequence ATGAACATGCAAACCAGCGCGGCCGCTCTCGACGTCCAGCGCATCCGCGCCGATTTCCCGCTGCTGTCGCGCTCGGTGCACGGCAAGTCGCTGGTGTACTTCGACAACGCCAACACCAGCCAGAAGCCGGCGGCGGTGATCGAGGCGGTGGACCGCTACTACCGCGAATACAACGCCAACGTCTCGCGCGCCGTGCACTTCCTCGGCGAGGAGGCGACCAGCGCCTACGAAGGCGCGCGCGACAAGCTCGCCGCCTTCATCAATGCCACGTCGCGCAATGAGCTGGTGCTCACCTCCGGCACCACCCAGGCCACCAACCTGGTCGCCTACAGCTTCGCGCTGCCGCGCCTGCAACCGGGCGACGCGATCCTCACCACGGTGATGGAGCACCACGCCAACATCGTGCCGTGGCAGCTGGTGGCCCAACGCGCCGGCGCCACCGTGAAGGCCGCGCCGATCAACGAGCGCGGCGAGCTGATCGTCGAGCGCTTCGTCGAGCTGCTCACGCCGGAGGTGAAGCTGGCCTGCGTCACCCACGTCTCCAACGTGCTCGGCACGGTGAACCCCATCCGCGAGATCGCCCGCGAGTGCCGCAAGCGCGGCATCCCGCTGCTGGTCGACGGCTCGCAGGCGGTGCCGCATCGCCCGGTCGACGTGCAGGCGCTGGGCTGCGATTTCTACGCGCTCACCGGCCACAAGATGCTCTCGCCCACCGGCACCGGTGCACTGTGGGCGAAGAAGGAACACCTGGCCGCGATGCCGCCGTTCTTCGGCGGCGGCGAGATGATCCGCGAGGTGCGCTTCGACGGCACCACCTTCGCCGAGCCGCCGCACAAGTTCGAGGCCGGCACGCCGAACATCGCCGGCTTCGTCGGCCTCAGTGCGGCGATCGACTATTACCAGTCGCTCGGTTTCGAGGCGATCCACGCCCACGAGCAACAGCTGCTGGCCTACGCCACCGAGCGCCTGCGCGAGGTGCCCGGCGTGCGCATCTTCGGCGAGGCGGCGGAGAAGGAGCCGGTGATCTCGTTCCTGGTCGACGGCGCCCAGGCAACGGATCTGGCCACCCTGCTCGACCTGCAGGGCGTGGCCGTGCGCTCGGGCCACCACTGCGCCCACCCGCTGATGCAGTTCTTCGGCGTCCCCGCCACGCTGCGCGCCTCGCTGGCGTTCTACAACACGCGCGAGGAAGTGGATGCGTTCATCGAGGCGCTGGGGAAGGTGCGCAAGCTTTTGATGTGA
- the sufD gene encoding Fe-S cluster assembly protein SufD yields the protein MSQAAALVPFVEAQREAALPVSGIAWLDAARRENLDAFLAAGLPDTRVEAFKYTALRALGQRRYAIGDAAAATRAIDAAALALPGVDGPRLVFVNGALRADLSALDALPAGLSLQLLSQALATDAEPLRFALARAYREAGDAFAQLNAAFAAEGVVLRVAPGARIEVPVHLCLVGAASEGDAMWHLRQVIELGEGASLILVEHHLGHGEHAHLGTAVTDISLGERARLQHVILQSAAEGSVLVRRTGMQLRAGAHATLHALELGGALSRHELQADVTGDGARLETRGAFVLHGRQHADTQMLVRHTARNSSSEALWRGVADGRARGVFRGAIYVAPGADGTDASLSNKNLLLSANAEIDTKPELEIHADEVKAAHGATVGQLDPRALFYLRSRGIPEAQARAMLTAAFCRAVLDDLPNEALREHLASLLEARLPA from the coding sequence ATGAGCCAGGCCGCGGCCCTCGTTCCGTTCGTCGAGGCGCAGCGCGAGGCGGCGCTGCCGGTCAGCGGCATCGCCTGGCTGGACGCGGCGCGCCGCGAGAACCTCGACGCCTTCCTCGCCGCCGGCCTGCCGGACACGCGCGTGGAAGCATTCAAGTACACCGCGCTGCGCGCGCTGGGCCAGCGCCGCTACGCCATCGGCGATGCGGCGGCCGCCACGCGGGCGATCGATGCAGCGGCACTGGCGCTGCCGGGTGTCGACGGCCCGCGCCTGGTGTTCGTCAACGGCGCGCTGCGCGCCGATCTCTCCGCGTTGGACGCGTTGCCGGCCGGCCTGAGCCTGCAGCTGCTGTCGCAGGCGTTGGCCACCGACGCCGAGCCATTGCGCTTCGCGCTGGCGCGCGCCTACCGCGAGGCCGGCGACGCGTTCGCCCAGCTCAACGCGGCCTTCGCCGCCGAGGGCGTGGTGCTGCGCGTGGCGCCGGGCGCGCGGATCGAGGTGCCGGTGCACCTGTGCCTCGTCGGCGCGGCGTCCGAAGGCGACGCGATGTGGCACCTGCGCCAGGTGATCGAGCTGGGCGAGGGCGCTTCGCTCATCCTCGTCGAGCATCACCTGGGCCACGGCGAGCATGCCCACCTGGGCACCGCGGTCACCGATATCTCGCTGGGCGAGCGGGCGCGGCTGCAGCACGTGATCCTGCAGTCGGCCGCCGAGGGCAGCGTGCTGGTGCGTCGCACCGGCATGCAGCTGCGCGCCGGTGCGCATGCCACCCTGCACGCGCTGGAGCTGGGCGGTGCGCTGAGCCGCCACGAACTGCAGGCCGACGTGACCGGCGATGGCGCGCGGCTGGAAACGCGCGGCGCCTTCGTGCTGCATGGTCGCCAGCATGCGGACACGCAGATGCTGGTGCGCCATACCGCGCGCAACTCCTCGTCCGAGGCCCTGTGGCGCGGCGTCGCCGACGGCCGCGCGCGCGGCGTGTTCCGTGGCGCGATCTACGTGGCGCCGGGTGCCGACGGCACCGACGCCAGCCTCAGCAACAAGAACCTGCTGCTGTCCGCCAACGCCGAGATCGACACCAAGCCCGAGCTGGAGATCCACGCCGATGAGGTGAAGGCTGCGCACGGCGCCACCGTCGGCCAGCTCGATCCGCGCGCGCTGTTCTACCTGCGCTCGCGCGGCATTCCCGAGGCGCAGGCGCGCGCCATGCTCACCGCCGCGTTCTGCCGCGCCGTGCTGGACGACCTGCCGAACGAGGCGCTGCGCGAGCATCTCGCCAGCCTGCTGGAGGCGAGGCTTCCCGCGTAA
- the sufC gene encoding Fe-S cluster assembly ATPase SufC — MLIIENLHARVEGKEILKGLSLTVKPGEVHAIMGPNGAGKSTLGNVLSGREGYEVTAGSVSFNGVDLLAMEPEARAAAGVFLAFQYPVEIPGVNNTYFLRTALNAQRKARGEKELDSMAFLKLVREKLKDMQISDELLHRAVNEGFSGGEKKRNEIFQMAVLEPKLAILDETDSGLDIDALKQVAAGVNAQRSPERAVLMITHYQRLLDYIQPDFVHVLADGRIVESGDKSLALKLEAQGYAWLRDEPAGASA, encoded by the coding sequence ATGCTGATCATCGAAAACCTCCACGCCCGCGTCGAAGGCAAGGAAATCCTCAAGGGCCTCAGCCTCACCGTGAAGCCGGGCGAGGTGCACGCCATCATGGGCCCGAACGGCGCCGGCAAGTCCACCCTGGGCAACGTGCTGTCCGGGCGCGAGGGCTACGAGGTCACCGCAGGCTCGGTCAGCTTCAACGGTGTCGACCTGCTGGCGATGGAGCCGGAAGCGCGCGCCGCCGCCGGCGTGTTCCTGGCGTTCCAGTACCCGGTGGAAATCCCCGGCGTGAACAACACCTACTTCCTGCGCACCGCGCTCAACGCGCAGCGCAAGGCGCGCGGCGAGAAGGAACTGGATTCCATGGCCTTCCTCAAGCTCGTGCGCGAGAAGCTCAAGGACATGCAGATCTCCGACGAGCTGCTGCATCGCGCCGTCAACGAGGGCTTCTCCGGCGGCGAGAAGAAGCGCAACGAGATCTTCCAAATGGCGGTGCTGGAGCCGAAGCTGGCGATCCTCGACGAGACCGACTCGGGGCTGGACATCGACGCGCTCAAGCAGGTCGCCGCCGGCGTCAACGCGCAGCGCTCGCCCGAGCGCGCGGTGCTGATGATCACCCACTACCAGCGCCTGCTCGACTACATCCAGCCGGACTTCGTGCACGTGCTGGCCGACGGCCGCATCGTGGAGAGCGGCGACAAGAGTCTGGCGCTCAAGCTCGAGGCGCAGGGCTACGCCTGGCTGCGCGACGAACCGGCCGGAGCCTCGGCATGA
- a CDS encoding lysozyme inhibitor LprI family protein, with the protein MRYVALAALLVLAGLLCAPVHADQPPADGAVVAQFCAKATTQYDMTRCAGQVSGTADKELNATYRAVLKKWAAYPEMIAKLRKAQRAWLSYRDADLAARFANSQGPDRGTAYPAAYALYQASLERERTARLCDYLRGDAYGEQDSAPCADLVSHPFVVPHTP; encoded by the coding sequence ATGAGGTATGTCGCACTTGCCGCGCTGCTCGTCCTTGCCGGCCTGCTGTGCGCCCCGGTTCACGCCGACCAGCCGCCGGCCGATGGCGCAGTGGTGGCGCAGTTCTGCGCCAAGGCCACCACCCAGTACGACATGACCCGGTGCGCCGGCCAGGTCAGTGGGACCGCCGACAAGGAGCTCAACGCGACCTACCGGGCCGTGCTCAAGAAGTGGGCCGCGTATCCGGAGATGATCGCGAAGCTGCGCAAGGCACAGCGGGCCTGGCTGAGCTATCGCGATGCGGACCTCGCCGCCCGCTTCGCCAATTCCCAAGGCCCCGATCGCGGCACCGCCTATCCGGCGGCCTACGCGCTCTACCAGGCCAGTCTCGAACGCGAACGAACCGCCCGTCTGTGCGACTACCTGCGCGGCGACGCCTACGGCGAACAGGACAGCGCGCCCTGCGCCGACCTGGTCAGCCACCCGTTCGTCGTCCCCCATACGCCCTGA
- the sufB gene encoding Fe-S cluster assembly protein SufB, producing MSSEHTETTAPVENAEVIEALGRRYAAGFVTDIETDYLPPGLNEDVVRALSARKGEPEWMTEWRLKAYRHWLTMPTPDWAKLKVPAVDYQAISYYAAPKKAPKSLDEVDPKLLETYEKLGVPLHERAKLAGVAVDAVFDSVSVGTTFRKELAEAGVIFCSISEAIREHPELVQQYLGSVVPVGDNYFAALNSAVFSDGSFVFVPKGVRCPMELSTYFRINAMNTGQFERTLIICEDDAHVSYLEGCTAPQRDENQLHAAVVELVALERATIKYSTVQNWYPGDENGVGGIYNFVTKRGDCRGHDSKISWTQVETGSAITWKYPSCLLRGDRAVGEFYSVALTHHHQQADTGTKMIHLGRDTKSKIVSKGISAGRSSNSYRGLVKVEKGAENARNYTQCDSLLIGKQCGAHTFPYMEVKNPTAIVEHEATTSKISDDQLFYCRSRGIGEEDAVSMIVDGFCKQVFRELPMEFAVEAKKLLEVSLEGAVG from the coding sequence ATGAGCAGCGAACACACCGAGACCACCGCGCCGGTGGAGAACGCCGAGGTCATCGAGGCGCTCGGCCGTCGCTACGCCGCCGGCTTCGTCACCGACATCGAGACCGACTACCTGCCGCCGGGCCTGAACGAGGACGTCGTGCGCGCGCTGTCCGCGCGCAAGGGCGAGCCGGAGTGGATGACCGAGTGGCGCCTGAAGGCCTACCGCCACTGGCTCACCATGCCGACGCCGGACTGGGCCAAGCTCAAGGTGCCGGCGGTGGACTACCAGGCGATCAGCTACTACGCCGCGCCGAAAAAGGCACCGAAGTCGCTGGACGAGGTCGACCCCAAACTGCTGGAAACCTACGAGAAGCTCGGCGTGCCGCTACACGAGCGCGCCAAGCTGGCCGGCGTGGCGGTGGACGCGGTGTTCGACTCGGTCTCGGTCGGCACCACCTTCCGCAAGGAACTGGCCGAGGCCGGCGTGATCTTCTGCTCGATCAGCGAGGCGATCCGCGAGCATCCCGAGCTGGTGCAGCAGTACCTCGGCTCCGTGGTGCCGGTGGGCGACAACTACTTCGCCGCCCTCAACTCGGCGGTGTTCTCCGACGGCTCGTTCGTGTTCGTGCCCAAGGGCGTGCGCTGCCCGATGGAGCTCAGCACGTACTTCCGCATCAACGCGATGAACACCGGGCAGTTCGAGCGCACGCTGATCATCTGCGAGGACGACGCCCACGTCTCCTACCTGGAAGGCTGCACCGCGCCGCAGCGCGACGAGAACCAGCTGCACGCCGCGGTGGTGGAGCTGGTCGCGCTGGAGCGCGCCACCATCAAGTACTCCACCGTGCAGAACTGGTACCCCGGCGACGAGAACGGCGTCGGCGGCATCTACAACTTCGTCACCAAGCGCGGCGACTGCCGTGGCCACGACTCCAAGATCAGCTGGACCCAGGTCGAAACCGGCTCGGCGATCACCTGGAAATACCCCAGCTGCTTGCTGCGTGGCGACCGCGCGGTCGGCGAGTTCTACTCCGTCGCGCTGACCCATCACCACCAGCAGGCCGACACCGGCACCAAGATGATCCACCTCGGCCGCGACACCAAGTCGAAGATCGTCTCCAAGGGCATCTCCGCCGGCCGAAGCTCCAACAGCTACCGCGGCCTGGTGAAGGTGGAGAAGGGCGCCGAGAACGCGCGCAACTACACCCAGTGCGACAGCCTCTTGATCGGCAAGCAGTGCGGCGCGCACACCTTCCCCTACATGGAAGTGAAGAACCCGACCGCCATCGTCGAGCACGAGGCGACGACGTCGAAGATCTCCGACGACCAGTTGTTCTACTGCCGCAGCCGCGGCATCGGCGAGGAAGACGCCGTGTCGATGATCGTCGACGGCTTCTGCAAGCAGGTCTTCCGCGAGCTGCCGATGGAATTCGCGGTGGAGGCGAAGAAACTGCTGGAGGTGTCGCTGGAAGGAGCGGTCGGATGA
- a CDS encoding SUF system Fe-S cluster assembly regulator, protein MLRVSRLTDYATVVMTCIAAHPDDVLSTAQIADEAHLELPTVSKLLKSLGHAGLVESFRGVNGGYRLARPAGEINLGEIVEAMEGRIGMTECGTDGQCERESQCGVRGSWRRINQVLDDALRGVSLADMLRPPATPALATIAISEIKGRTTA, encoded by the coding sequence ATGCTCCGCGTCAGCCGCCTCACCGATTACGCCACCGTGGTGATGACCTGCATCGCCGCGCATCCCGACGACGTGCTCAGCACGGCGCAGATCGCCGACGAGGCGCATCTGGAGCTGCCGACGGTGAGCAAGCTGCTGAAGTCGCTCGGGCACGCCGGCCTGGTCGAGTCGTTCCGCGGCGTCAACGGCGGCTATCGCCTCGCGCGCCCGGCCGGCGAGATCAACCTGGGCGAGATCGTCGAGGCGATGGAAGGGCGCATCGGCATGACCGAGTGCGGCACCGACGGCCAGTGCGAGCGCGAGTCGCAGTGCGGCGTGCGCGGCAGCTGGCGGCGGATCAACCAGGTGCTCGACGACGCCCTGCGCGGCGTGAGCCTGGCCGACATGCTTCGACCGCCGGCCACGCCGGCGCTGGCGACCATCGCCATCAGCGAGATCAAGGGCAGGACCACCGCATGA
- a CDS encoding P-II family nitrogen regulator: protein MKWITAIIKPFKLDEVREALAEAGVQGMTVTEVKGFGRQHGHTELYRGAEYVVDFLPKLKIEIAVADDQAERAIEAIGTAARTGKVGDGKIMVFDLEQVIRIRTQEVDADAL from the coding sequence ATGAAGTGGATTACCGCCATCATCAAACCGTTCAAGCTCGACGAAGTGCGCGAGGCGCTGGCCGAGGCCGGCGTGCAGGGGATGACCGTGACCGAGGTGAAGGGCTTCGGCCGCCAGCACGGCCACACCGAGCTTTACCGCGGCGCCGAGTACGTGGTGGACTTCCTGCCCAAGCTGAAGATCGAGATCGCCGTCGCCGACGACCAGGCCGAGCGCGCGATCGAGGCGATCGGCACCGCCGCCCGCACCGGCAAGGTCGGCGACGGCAAGATCATGGTGTTCGACCTCGAGCAGGTGATCCGCATCCGCACGCAGGAGGTCGACGCCGATGCGCTCTGA
- a CDS encoding ammonium transporter, giving the protein MRSDRLLALRRPAAFLGGLLFALPVFAQGATPKLDSGDTAWMLTASMLVLLMTIPGLALFYGGMVRAKNLLSVLMQCFAITALVTVLWMVYGYSLAFSTEGMHAGQVDLHSIVGGLDRFMLAGLKPDSLYNTVPESVFVMFQLTFAIITPALIIGAFAERMKFSALLWFSGLWLTFVYLPMAHMVWGGPGSLLGDLGVLDFAGGTVVHINAGIAGLVACLVIGKRKGYPTTPMPPHNLGYTVIGASLLWLGWFGFNAGSAVASNGSAGMAMLVTQIATAGAVIGWTAVEWLVHKRPSVLGAVSGAVAGLVAVTPASGTCGPGGALVLGLIAGAVCFFTATKLKNKLGYDDSLDVFGVHAIAGIIGGLLTGPLAAATLGGFGNVTSLGGQLWIQAKGVGFTIVWSAVLSYAILKILDIAIGLRVDAEQEQIGLDLSQHEEKGYNF; this is encoded by the coding sequence ATGCGCTCTGACCGCCTGCTCGCCCTGCGCCGCCCGGCGGCGTTCCTCGGCGGCCTGCTGTTCGCCCTCCCCGTCTTCGCGCAGGGCGCCACGCCCAAGCTCGACAGCGGCGACACCGCCTGGATGCTGACCGCCTCCATGCTGGTGCTGCTGATGACGATTCCCGGCCTGGCGCTGTTCTACGGCGGCATGGTGCGCGCCAAGAACCTGCTGTCGGTGTTGATGCAGTGCTTCGCGATCACCGCGCTGGTGACCGTGCTGTGGATGGTCTACGGCTACTCGCTGGCGTTCAGCACCGAGGGCATGCACGCCGGCCAGGTCGACCTGCACTCCATCGTCGGCGGGCTGGACCGCTTCATGCTCGCCGGGCTCAAGCCCGACTCGCTGTACAACACGGTGCCGGAAAGCGTGTTCGTGATGTTCCAGCTCACGTTCGCGATCATCACACCGGCGCTGATCATCGGCGCCTTCGCCGAACGCATGAAGTTCAGCGCGCTGCTGTGGTTCAGCGGGCTGTGGCTGACCTTCGTCTACCTGCCGATGGCGCACATGGTGTGGGGCGGCCCCGGCTCGCTGCTGGGCGACCTCGGCGTGCTGGACTTCGCCGGTGGCACCGTGGTGCACATCAACGCCGGCATCGCCGGCCTGGTGGCGTGCCTGGTGATCGGCAAGCGCAAGGGCTACCCGACTACGCCGATGCCGCCGCACAACCTGGGTTACACGGTGATCGGCGCCAGCCTGCTGTGGTTGGGCTGGTTCGGCTTCAACGCCGGCTCGGCGGTGGCCTCCAACGGCAGTGCTGGCATGGCCATGCTGGTGACCCAGATCGCCACCGCCGGCGCGGTGATCGGCTGGACCGCGGTGGAGTGGCTCGTGCACAAGCGGCCCAGCGTGCTCGGCGCGGTGTCCGGCGCGGTGGCCGGGCTGGTCGCGGTGACGCCGGCCTCGGGCACCTGCGGCCCCGGCGGCGCGCTGGTACTGGGCCTGATCGCCGGCGCGGTGTGCTTCTTCACCGCGACCAAGCTGAAGAACAAGCTGGGCTACGACGACTCGCTGGACGTGTTCGGCGTGCACGCCATTGCCGGCATCATCGGCGGCCTGCTCACCGGCCCGCTGGCGGCGGCGACGCTGGGCGGCTTCGGCAATGTCACTTCACTGGGCGGCCAGCTGTGGATCCAGGCCAAGGGCGTGGGCTTCACCATCGTGTGGAGTGCGGTGCTGAGCTACGCGATCCTGAAGATCCTGGACATCGCCATCGGCCTGCGCGTGGATGCCGAGCAGGAGCAGATCGGCCTGGATCTCTCGCAGCACGAAGAGAAGGGTTACAACTTCTGA
- a CDS encoding phosphodiesterase, whose translation MLNRDALRSAFEAAILALAGEDRIAAVVLQVEGLRERRLRFGYAAGDAAVEQVLRLIADVLRPLDTALQIGEDRFALLLPGMRNAQHALLAVTRLMQVFEQPVVGRGEPWRARPVMGIALYPDHGDGPEAVLLRADAALDEALRLGEQHAIHDGASDPVVVRYGELHDAIEGNRLAVFLQPILDLQGGGVVGAESLARWPAGGGRVGISPADFVPFAEQSGLIGPLTHWSINATLRHVAQLRSSVGMKFSINLSPRVFDQPGLVEKLTGALEIWGIAPERIVAEVTETALVNDLEQTVRVLRRLRDRGLGVAIDDFGTGYASIAYLRKFQATELKIDISLVRGLEGDARGAKLMRAIIDMAHHLDLVTVAEGIEDPATQALLAGMGCDFGQGHHLGQPIPAGDFVARFGG comes from the coding sequence TTGCTGAATCGGGATGCGCTGCGGTCGGCTTTCGAAGCCGCGATCCTGGCGCTCGCGGGAGAGGATCGCATAGCTGCGGTCGTGCTCCAGGTCGAGGGGCTGCGCGAGCGGCGGCTGCGGTTCGGCTACGCCGCCGGTGACGCGGCAGTCGAGCAGGTGCTGAGGCTGATTGCCGACGTGCTGCGTCCGCTGGACACGGCGCTGCAGATCGGCGAGGACCGCTTCGCCCTGCTGCTTCCGGGCATGCGCAATGCCCAGCATGCATTGTTGGCGGTGACCCGGCTGATGCAGGTGTTCGAGCAGCCGGTGGTCGGGCGGGGCGAGCCCTGGCGGGCCCGGCCGGTCATGGGTATCGCACTGTATCCAGACCATGGCGACGGTCCCGAGGCGGTCCTGTTGCGAGCGGACGCGGCACTGGACGAAGCGCTGCGGCTGGGTGAGCAGCACGCGATCCATGACGGCGCCAGCGATCCGGTGGTGGTGCGCTACGGTGAGCTTCACGATGCCATCGAGGGCAACCGGCTGGCGGTGTTCCTGCAGCCGATCCTCGATCTGCAGGGCGGCGGGGTGGTGGGGGCCGAATCGCTCGCGCGCTGGCCGGCGGGTGGCGGCCGGGTGGGTATCTCGCCCGCGGATTTCGTGCCGTTCGCCGAGCAGAGCGGACTGATCGGGCCGCTCACTCATTGGAGCATCAACGCCACCCTGCGGCATGTGGCACAGCTGCGCTCGTCGGTGGGGATGAAGTTCTCGATCAACCTCTCACCGCGGGTGTTCGACCAGCCCGGGCTGGTCGAGAAGCTGACCGGTGCACTGGAGATCTGGGGCATCGCGCCCGAGCGTATCGTCGCCGAGGTGACCGAGACGGCGCTGGTGAACGACCTGGAGCAGACCGTGCGCGTGCTTCGCCGCCTGCGCGATCGTGGCCTCGGCGTCGCGATCGATGACTTCGGCACCGGCTATGCCAGCATCGCCTACCTGCGCAAATTCCAGGCGACCGAGCTGAAGATCGACATCTCGCTGGTGCGCGGGCTCGAGGGCGATGCGCGTGGCGCCAAGTTGATGCGCGCAATCATCGACATGGCCCACCATCTCGATCTGGTGACCGTGGCCGAGGGTATCGAGGATCCGGCAACCCAGGCGTTGCTGGCGGGGATGGGCTGCGATTTCGGCCAGGGCCATCACCTTGGCCAACCCATACCGGCAGGCGACTTCGTCGCTCGCTTCGGCGGCTAG